atgtttacaaacaaacttaaaaaataacagctggccttattgaaatttattttaattattaaattactttaatgccCTATTAAGTATTTTAGGTATTTTTAATGAGGTTTTAGAGTTGGacttattttaagaaattaatgacaattttgtaatttataaaaaattaaaaacctatttattatattacaaatgaactttaattatgtttctaaaatctatttatatttGGTATAATAATGAATCTCCAATCATTCATCTCCAAtacatttcattaaaaaatccATACCAACTAGCTTTTTTGTCGCATCAGACCTACCTTAACAACCGTGCACTTTAGGTACCTGCATCATGCTTTTAGCGTCTTGCATTGTTTTGAGGAGTTTTTTACTCTTCATTTATtagattatttttgttttccatttctcCGCACATCTCtcaattcttatttttttgataataCACTCAAGGATGaaaattaagaattttatAATGAGAGAGTTAGCTAAAGTTATCagcttaaaatataattattattattattttggtactTACAGTTTCCAtaccctttttaaaaataaaagtaaacattaaattatataaactgCGCTAGCTCATAATTCCATTAActaccaaaatgaaaatatgttcAACAATATAATTGACAGTGAACCTATTTtaatgtgtatttttattgCTGTCCTTCAACTAAATTTATaaagaattaaatttttttggactTTAATAAGTTAATATATTGGActattattgaaaataaattaaatatatatgttttatattttttcccTTAAAAAAACCTCACTACACTGGGCTGGGCTGTAGCCCCTAGTGTGATCCCGCCCTCGAATACACTTGAAAGCAACTTGAAACTACTATTTTTGTGTGCTTAGCCCTTAGTGTAGTTCCGCCTTTGTCTGAATGCTAATTTTTCCCTGCAATCCATGGTAGGATTAGGATATTTGTTGCCAGGCCCATCACAGACGTGTTGATAACCACGTCTATGAGTTTTGATACTCACCAGATAATCTGGAGGGTCCAACATGTTCCAATgtcaacaattttattttgtttttggtgaaaAGGTTCTATCTTTCATGTAAATTTGTTGGCTCAACAAGTTCAAGTTATCAGTTTTCGGCATATCTTTCGTGAAGCAAATTTGGTGCCAGATGCTTAGGCAAATGTTCGACATAAGTACGCTCAGCCGCATATTTGGTTCATTAAGCTTCCAATTAAtgttgaaagaaaatttaaaaaaacaaaaatcacgTGAATTCATTTTCACAAACCATAGCCAACTTTATCAACATTGATGACACATCTAATTTTCATGTGGattggagaaagaaagaacccATCCCGGTTCCAAACCAGAGCATTTCGACAAAACTGACAAAACCATAGCACCCCCAAAGAGGATCTGGCACCCTCTAAGTATGCCTGGTCCTGGGATGGGGTAGCCCCCTCCCCctaaacttttcttcatttgaaaaaaaaaactaaaagtaCTAAATAATCCTTTCTTCAAACAGCAGCTTCTATAGtcaaaatatccaaaaaagTGTCATGGGCTCATGGCAGTTGCCACCGGTGCTCAGTTTTCTATAATACGATATTACAATAAGATACATTATTGGGGAACATGTAGTCATCTCACACTATACAAAGTATACAAGGGTTGTACAATAGTCCAGTTGAACTCAGAATCTTCGTAGCTTTTACTGATTAGTACAACCTATAGTTGCTAGAGCTAGTTACTGACCTGAAGTCTGGTAGTACCTTTGTCAATTTGGGCAACATGTTGCGATCCAAACCAACTTTTTCgtcattgaagaagaagatgccaAGCTCTTGCTCAATATGTACTCTCAACTATAGCACAGCATACACCAAAATTTTGACATCACCATGTTCTCTTTGAGGATGAAGTTTCAAAATAGGTTGGCCTTGGGGTTGAGGGGCAGCCAAGAGATTGTATTATATCCGCTACAGCCAGAACTTGAAACTTAGGAGGAGAATTGAGAGCAATGTTATCAACGCGATGCTCAAAGATCTTCCCTTTCTTGTCAAGTTTGTATTCAGAGGTTCCATCAAATCGACCACGACTATCCCAAGGGCCTCGTGGAATGCCATGGACAGTCCAGCGAACCATTATTACATTGTCCATGGGCTGCCATACACTAATGACATCAACCCACAAGGCCTTGAAAAACATCTTTCCATGGAAACGCAGTGCCCAAAATATAGACTTGTAATTCTCAATGCCCATAAACGTATTGATTGGATCTTTAAATGTGATATCGTCCCTATACAGAATACAGAGCAAATATTAGCATACTCTACAGCAAAATCTCATGTGATATACAGAAGCTTTTATGGGGAACAACATTACGAACATCTCTCACGTTTACAAACGAGCTAAAAGAAATGGGAAGGCAATACATGCAACCGAATAACACGTTCATGCTGCATATTTATGCACATAGATTACTCTACAGCCATCAAAAAGTACTGGCAATCTAAAGCATATGCACAACACATAACTTAGATTCCAACATCTTGTTTCAATTTACATATACATCACTATGGAGGCATCCTCTGAcagatataaaaaattaaataaacatcaTTGAAGCCAACCCCTAATATACTGACAATATTGTAGCCAAACCAACTAAGGCATACATGAGCTCCTTCCGGAGACCAAGTTTCTTCAGACATACAGGGTCAAAATTCCTAAGTTAACAACATATATAGGGGTAACCAATGATATAATGGGTAAATGAAATCAACTATCAATATACACAGTCGATCTAAGCAATAGAATTGAACTATAACCGTGAACACATACCATCATGTTGAAATCTTCAAAAAGATTTGAGCCTCACTTGGAGTAACATTTCGATTGCAACTTAAATTTTCTTACTCTCATGTCACAAACTACAGAAAGCACTCAAagtttttgatttttctcaactTTTCCTAGGCAAACAAACAGAAGGTACTGCAAAAgcattgaaattgaaactcaTAGATTGCTTAATTGAGAAATTTCtcaattaaaacataaaacaaaacaacaaacaacatGAAATTCAACAGCTTTCTTTCTTACCCTAcatttctcagcaaccaaacaaagaGTAAATGCAATAACAAAGAGCAAACCTGTAAATATCGAAGCTAGGCTCTCTGTAAAAGAGCTCAGGAAACTCCTCTCTCACAGTCCGAATCGCATAGCCCATATTCACATAGTAATTctgcttctcttcctcttctttgctCGGCTTCGAACCTCGCTTCACTGGAGCTGAGAACTGGCCATACAACCTCACATTCTGATCCAATTCCGTCATCTTCACCGTACAATCTTTAACCCTGGAGCAAACCCTGACCGTCGCCTTAGACTTAACCCCAAATTTCTCATTGTTCGTCAAGATTTTAAACCTTTTAAGGCTAGGGTTAGGGTGACAAAGGACTCTGGATATTTCTGGTGAAGGAATGAGAATCACCATTGGAAAATTTCAGCACAAAGTGAATTCAAGGCTTAAAGAAGGCAAGAAAATGCCATTTTTCTCGAGAAAGTGGACGAGAGAGTTTGTAACATTAGGGATTTTATTGGCTGAAGAGAAAACGGAAAATCTGTTTGGATAATAttaagttttgttttggataaATTGGAATTATCGGTTAATtaaaatgactaaaatatGTGAGTGGTCGTTGGTACACACGTGTTATGCAGCtatgctaattttttttttttcagtatcTTTCTTATTGAAGGgcgataatatattaaactcacacatacTCGAACTCATGATCTTGTCTGATATAGCAATCATGGGTAAAAATTTCTCAGTGTGGCATGAGCACAATCTGGAGAGAATCACAttcgaaaatattttttctaaaatCCCTTTTAACCGCCATTATTTCCCAGAATCTAGTCCAAtgacatcaaaacaaaaactagccTCTAACGCGCATGACTCTCTTAAAGAGACTAGAACACCCAACAAACTCCACTAAGTTTTGGAatcatgagagagaaaaaacagaaaactcgGAGAGTTTTtggactttattgaacaaactaaaccaaaataataataactaatAACAAGTGGATCTACCATGACCAAGCCGCAACACCTCAAAGAGCCGTGTCACAAGATGAGGCACAACCAAAGGCAACACATATATGAGACAATAGATCCGCCCAAAGAAGAGTAGATCAATATAGGTCCACCAAAAATCGAAGAACAATGAAGATTAGATGGGATATGGGGGAAAACCCCCTATATCTGAAAcgttctcttttcttttcttttttccttagCTCTCTCTTAGCGACTAGGGTTTTCTTGTTATGCTACATCTTATTTTGAAGACaactttacttttcattttgggtttttcacaAATAGACTCATTCTAACATAACATATTATACATACCCTTTATATAGCCTATTTGaagagaaaaaccaaaaactagccacttgtcattttctaattagt
Above is a window of Prunus persica cultivar Lovell chromosome G2, Prunus_persica_NCBIv2, whole genome shotgun sequence DNA encoding:
- the LOC18786326 gene encoding uncharacterized protein LOC18786326, with product MVILIPSPEISRVLCHPNPSLKRFKILTNNEKFGVKSKATVRVCSRVKDCTVKMTELDQNVRLYGQFSAPVKRGSKPSKEEEEKQNYYVNMGYAIRTVREEFPELFYREPSFDIYRDDITFKDPINTFMGIENYKSIFWALRFHGKMFFKALWVDVISVWQPMDNVIMVRWTVHGIPRGPWDSRGRFDGTSEYKLDKKGKIFEHRVDNIALNSPPKFQVLAVADIIQSLGCPSTPRPTYFETSSSKRTW